The following DNA comes from Phycisphaerae bacterium.
TCAAGGACAAGAACCAGAGCGAGGAGCGCAAAGCCGCTCTGGCCCTGGACATGGCCAGGCTGAGTCTCGAGAAGTATCGAAAAGGCGAATCCAAGGAGCTGAGGAAGGAATCCGAGATCGCCGTCAAGCAGGCTGAGCAGGAGTTGCAGCGGGCGAAGGACTACCTCAAGGACTCGGAAGAGCTTTTCAAAGAGGGTTTTATCACTCGCATCGAGCGGGAGCGGGACGAATTCGAGGCATGGAAGGCCGAAAACGTACTGGAGAGGACGGGGGTGAAGGCCGAGGTCCTGGAGAAATGGACGATTCCGATGGAACTCCAGAAGAAGGAGTCGGACGTGGAGGAGGCCGAGGCCGAACTGGAGCGCACCAAGAAGGCGTCGCGGGCCTCTGAAGAGAAAGCCATTGCCGAAGTGAACGCGAAGAAGGACGAGTTGGGGATCGTTCGAGACAAGCTCAACAAGGCCCGAGAGCAGAAGAAGAAGACGCGGATCGAGGCTCCCGCCGATGGGCTGGTGGTCTACTACAAGGAGGACTGGTGGGACGAGACCCGCATCAAGACGGGGACTCAACTGCATGAACGGCAGCAGATCATCGAGCTACCGGACACGAGCTCGATGAAGGTGGTCGTGCGTGTTCACGAGACGCAGATCGAGCGGTTGAAGGAGGGGTTGACCGCGACGATCACGCTGGAAGGGTACAGCGGGCGGCAGTATCCGGGGAAAGTGATCAAGATCGGCACGGTGGCCGACTCGGCTCACCGGTGGATGAACCCCAACACGAAGGAGTACCTGACCGAGATTCTCATCGAGGGTTCGACCAGCGATCTCAAGCCCGGCGGCACGGCAAAAGTGGACGTGCTGGTGACGCAGCTCAGCGACGTTGTGGCCGTTCCGGTACAGGCGGTTTTCGGCAAGGGGGGCAAGTACTATGTGTTTGTCGATGAGCGCGGCAACGCGCGTCCGGTCGAGGTCGAGGTGGGACTGGCGAGCAGCGAGTACGTGGAAATCAAGAAGGGGCTGGATGTCGGTCA
Coding sequences within:
- a CDS encoding efflux RND transporter periplasmic adaptor subunit, with the protein product MGMTETEATLPSQVPEAAEQAWAPSRVPVRVSRRALRWLVLIVVAVAAIGAYAVVKRWLAPAAVQDIQLYTVTRKSFPILLTATGELKAANSVEVRSEVEGRATIISLVPEGTHVKQGDLLVELASDEIDEKIRDLEIKETVAAAAYEAAVKELEILKDKNQSEERKAALALDMARLSLEKYRKGESKELRKESEIAVKQAEQELQRAKDYLKDSEELFKEGFITRIERERDEFEAWKAENVLERTGVKAEVLEKWTIPMELQKKESDVEEAEAELERTKKASRASEEKAIAEVNAKKDELGIVRDKLNKAREQKKKTRIEAPADGLVVYYKEDWWDETRIKTGTQLHERQQIIELPDTSSMKVVVRVHETQIERLKEGLTATITLEGYSGRQYPGKVIKIGTVADSAHRWMNPNTKEYLTEILIEGSTSDLKPGGTAKVDVLVTQLSDVVAVPVQAVFGKGGKYYVFVDERGNARPVEVEVGLASSEYVEIKKGLDVGQEVRLAITDEMKRRLPDDKEKEEKAGKGAGAKRRGAPPASAPAMN